The nucleotide window GTGCTGCCTCCATTTCGCTGTGCGCGCGGTGGGCATGTTCAAGCAATAGCGAGCCTTCAGCCGTTAGCGTCTGGCTGCGTGTGGTGCGCAGGAATAACCTGACACCCAGCCTGCTTTCAAGCCGCGCGATGCTCTTACCTACGGCAGAACGCGACAGGTGCAACCGCTCCGCTGCCCGGGCAAAACTACCGCTTTCAACAACTTGCAGGAAAAGGTCAATACCATCAAACCGGTTAAGCATTGTCGCTCCTGAGGCACCAATATGAGGAAAAAGTATCAGCACTGGTGAGTAAATTGCAACGCTATCCTTGTGTCATCTGTCAGACGACACAGGAAGAAAAAGATGAAGTACTGGACAATGCAGTCAGCCGGGCGCGACAACCTTATTCTGGATACACAAGCTCAGCCAGAACCGGGGCCGTTTGACGTCCGGGTTCGTGTTAACGCGGTTGCACTGAACTACCGTGATAAGTTGATTGTTGAGGGGGCAATGCCTGCCGTTTTTCCGCTAACGCCTGCGTCAGATATGGCAGGTGTTGTTGAGGCTGTTGGTGAACAGGTGAGCCGCTTTCAGCCTGGCGACAGGGTCATTTCCTCTTTTTCGCCCGACTGGATAGACGGTAAACGTCCCGGCAGCGCAGTCGAACCCCACGGGGCTGCGCTCGGTGGTGCCTATCCTGGTATGCTGGCTCAGCAAATTGTGGTGAACGAAAACTGGCTGGTGGCTTCCCCGGAGAGTCTCAGCGATATCGAGGCCAGTACGCTGCCCTGCGCAGGATTAACCGCCTGGTTTGCCCTGGTTGAACAGGGGCAGTTAAAAGCCGGAGATTCCGTTCTGGTTCAGGGGACAGGCGGTGTGGCTCTGTTCGCCCTGCAAATTGCCAAAGCGCAGGGGGCAACGGTTTATGTCACCTCTTCCAGTGACGCTAAACTGGACCGCGCGAAAGCGCTGGGGGCTGATTTCGTCATAAATCGTCATCAGGGTGACTGGGTGGAACAGGCGTTATCGCTGAGCCGTGGTCGGGGCATCGACCATGTTGTGGATACGGTTGGTGGCGGTAACGTTGCACACTCTGTCGCCGCCGTTGCTCCCGGAGGAAGGGTTTCATTGATTGGAGTGTTAGAAGGAACAGAGATTGGTGTTCCTGCCGTAGCGATGTTAATGAAATCTGCCGTGATTCAGGGCATTGGTGTTGGGCATCGCCGGGCATTAACCGATCTCGTCCGGGCGGTAGATGCGACACATCTGAAGCCTGTTATCGACAGTACCTGGACGCTGGAACAGCTACCCGAAGCGCTGGCTCACCTGGAGAGTGGCCCATTCGGTAAGATTGTGATTACGCTATAAAAAAGCCCCGTCAGGGGCTTTCAGAGATTTACTCGATTGGATCTGTTTATTGAGTATCGGCTTCAAATGCCCGTGATTGCTGGGTTTCTTGTAATGCGTTTTCTCAGTGGGTACACCCTTGTGTACACGGTATTTTGAGGTGCTGCCTTTGGCTGCTCATTTTATGCTCTCATGCTTGCTGTTCTGGCCTCTTATCTTTTGCGCCTTATTGT belongs to Enterobacter cloacae and includes:
- a CDS encoding alcohol dehydrogenase, which translates into the protein MKYWTMQSAGRDNLILDTQAQPEPGPFDVRVRVNAVALNYRDKLIVEGAMPAVFPLTPASDMAGVVEAVGEQVSRFQPGDRVISSFSPDWIDGKRPGSAVEPHGAALGGAYPGMLAQQIVVNENWLVASPESLSDIEASTLPCAGLTAWFALVEQGQLKAGDSVLVQGTGGVALFALQIAKAQGATVYVTSSSDAKLDRAKALGADFVINRHQGDWVEQALSLSRGRGIDHVVDTVGGGNVAHSVAAVAPGGRVSLIGVLEGTEIGVPAVAMLMKSAVIQGIGVGHRRALTDLVRAVDATHLKPVIDSTWTLEQLPEALAHLESGPFGKIVITL